Below is a window of Virgibacillus sp. NKC19-3 DNA.
GCTCCATGTGTGGATGTATGGCTATCGCCACAGACAATCGTTTTTCCCGGTTGGGTCAAGCCTAGCTGCGGGCCGATCACATGAACAATGCCTTGATCCGGATGCGCCATATCTGCTAATGGAATTTGATGATCCCTGCAATTTTTCCTTAATGTTTCCATTTGCTTTTTGGAAATTTGATCTTTAATCACGTCCCTATTTTTGGTTGGAACATTATGGTCCATGGTAGCATAGGTTAAATCCGGTCGGCGTACCTTTCGATTGTTCAAACGCAGACCTTCAAAAGCTTGAGGCGAGGTTACCTCATGAATTAAATGCAGATCAATGTACATTAAATCCGGTTTTCCAGCCTCTTCATGCACGACATGTTTATTCCAAATTTTGGAAATAATTGTTTCCGGTTTTGCCATTTCTGAAAACCTCCTCTGCATTATTGGATTATTCCTGATACTCTGCCTATTTATCAGGCATACATATTACTAATACGATTGCAAACACTTTTCGTCGTCAGATTTTCCAGTACCATATCCGTCATCTCTTTTGTACTTACCTGCGTACCATCTTTTATTCGCAAATCAGGCGTATGATAACCTTGTTCCAGACATTCATTAACAGCTTCTTCTATTTCCACTGCTTCCTGTTGGAGCCCAAATGAGTGCCTTAGCATGAGTGCAACGGAGAGAATCATTCCTAATGGATTCACTACTCCCTTACCGGCAATGTCAGGCGCTGAACCATGAACAGGCTCATATAGTCCAACACCATCGGAGCGTATACTCGCAGAAGGCAGCATTCCAAGAGATCCTGTTAAAACAGACGCCTCGTCACTTAAAATATCACCAAATAAATTTTCCGTAACGATAGTATCAAAACGATCCGGCTGTGTAATAAGTTTCATTGCCGCAGCATCAACGAGCAGATGCTCTACGGTTACATCCGGATAATCCTTGCTTTTTTCCTCTACGATCTCACGCCACATACGGCTGGATTCCAAGACATTTGCTTTATCAACAGAAGTTAGGTGGTTCCTTCTTAAGCGTGCACTTTGAAACCCTTTATCAATAATTCGCTCCATTTCATCACGATGATAATGAAGGGTATCGACAACTACCTCTCCATCTGCGCGGCGTTCACTTGGATTTCCAAAATAAAGCCCACCTGTCAGTTCCCGAATGATCAAAATATCACTACCTTTGATCACATCTTCTTTTAATGGAGAAGCTTGCAGTAAAGGAGCGAATCCTTTCACTGGACGGAGGTTAGCGAATAAATCCAGCGTCTTTCGGATCCCCAGTAATCCTTTTTCAGGTCTCAGATGCGCTGGAAGAGTGTCCCATTTTTCTCCTCCAACAGCACCAAGTAAAATCGCATCCGCCTCTTGACACGCCGTTATCGTATTATCCGGCAACGGTACTCCGTGATAATCAATCGCATCCCCACCGATCTTCTGCTGTTGGAATGTGAACGTATGGCCATACTCACTGGCAATTGTATTTAATACCTTTTCCGCAGCTTCCATAATTTCTTTGCCAACGCCATCGCCCGGAAGCAGAATAATTTGTTTATTCATAATAAGGGCCCCTCCTCCTATTTATTTTTTAAAGGAAATCGGCTATTATTTCACCGATTCCCACCAATCTAAACTCTAACCGCTATTTCACAACTTCTTTTTTCAAGGTTGTATTCTGTCCTACAATATAACGATTCACACCGTTTAAAAATGCAGTTGCAGATGCTTCTATCACGTCTTGAGCAGCTCCTCTGCCATTCACCTTTTCTCCATTGACCTCAAGCTGTACATGAGCTTCGGCAAGGGCATCTTTTCCGCCGCCAACAGAGTTCAGCTGATAATCCACTAATTTCAAGTCCTCTTCAATTAAGGCATCAAGCGTTTTATACAATGCTTCTACACTTCCTGTACCTGTACAAGCAGTTTCAACCGCATTTCCAGCTGGTGTTTTCAAACGTACTGTAGCTGTCGGTATATTCGCCGTTCCATATTGAACCTGGAACATTTCCAACTGGTATTTGTCTACTTTCGTCATATCGGTTTGTACTTCCATTAAGATGGTAAACAAGTCTTCATCGGTTACATCTTTTTTACGATCTGTCAGTAATTTAAACTCATTAAACGCTTCTTGAAGCTTTTCCTCTGATAAATCATAACCCAACTTTTTCACATTATCTTGAAAAGCATGACGACCCGAGTGTTTTCCAAGGAAAAGTGTGTTGGAACGAACACCGACCATTTCTGGAGTTATAATTTCATACGTAGATGGATTTTTCAGTACACCATCTTGGTGAATACCAGATTCGTGGGAAAAAGCATTACGACCAACAATCGCCTTATTCGACTGCACATACATTCCCGTCAACTTAGCCACTAAATCACTTGTACGTTTTGTTTCATCTAATTGGATCCCGGTCGTGTGCTTATAAGCATCAGCACGTACTTTCAGGGCAACGGCTACTTCTTCTATTGATACATTCCCGGCTCGTTCCCCGATTCCATTAATAGCGCCTTCTATTTGCGTTGCACCATTTTCAACTGCAGCAATGGAATTTGCAACAGCCATCCCCAAATCATTATGACAGTGACAAGATAGTCGTGCACGGTCTATATTTGGTACGTTTTCTTTCATATAGCGGAACATGTACCCATATTCTTGTGGTGTTGCATAACCGACCGTATCCGGAAGATTAATAACAGTTGCCCCAGCATCGATAACTTTTTCAATGATCCTGGCTAGAAAATCTAAATCAGATCGCGATGCATCTTCTGCCGACCATTCAATTTGGGAAAAGTTTTGACTGGCATAAGAAACCATTTCTACGGACGTATTCAGAACTTCCTCCGGTGTTTGTTTTAATTTATATTTCATATGAATCGGTGATGTTGCTATGACGATATGCACACAGGGTTCCTTTGTATTCTTCAACGCACCCCAACATGCATCAATATCTGATTTCACCGCACGTGCAAGTCCGGTAACAGATGTGCTTTTTAACGTTTCCGCAATCGTCTTCACAGCGTTGAAATCGCCCTCGGAAGTGGCAGGAAATCCTGCCTCTATCCGATCAACGCCATACCTTTCTAGCTGTTTCGCGATTTCCAGTTTTTCTAACTTGTTCAGATTGACACCGGGGGATTGCTCTCCATCCCGCAATGTTGTATCAAAAATTTTAATTTGTGACATGGTTATTCACATCCTTTTGCTTTTGTTGGATTGGCTGTTTCACAAAAGGCATTAACTCCCGTAACTCCCTTCCAACAGATGTAATGAGATGGTTGTTCTCCTGTCGATTAATCGCATTGAACATTGGTCGGTTTGTTTGATTTTCCTGGATCCATCCTTTGGCAAATTCACCTGATTGAATATCATTAAGCACTTCTTTCATTCGTCCTTTTGTTTCCTCATTAATCACTCGTGGTCCGGAAACATAGTCGCCCCATTCCGCCGTATCCGAGCACGAATAGCGCATATTTTCAAATCCGCCTTCATAGATCAGATCAACGATTAGTTTCACTTCATGACAACATTCAAAGTAAGCAACTTCCGGCTGATAACCTGCCTCAACCAATGTTTCGAATCCAGCCTTAATGAGGTGCGTCAAGCCACCCATCAAGACAGATTGTTCACCGAATAGATCGGTCTCGGTTTCTTCTTGAAAAGTGGTTCCCAGAATACCAGCTCTAGCTGCTCCAATTCCGTCTGCATATGCAAGAGCAATTTGTTTGGCATTTCCAGTTACGTCTTGCTCAACCGCGTAAAGTGCCGGTACACCTGCACCATCTTCATATGTCCTACGTACCAAGTGTCCCGGTCCTTTTGGTGCTATCATGAACACATCCACATCCGATGGTGGAACCACTTGACGGAAATGGATATTAAACCCATGGGCGAATGCAATCGCACTACCAGGTTTTAAATTATCTCTAATGCTTTCCTGATAAACATATGGCTGAAGTTCATCTGGTAAAAGTACCATGACAACATCTGCCTCACGCGTTGCTTCCGCTACCGGTAAAACGGTGAACCCATCTTCCTCTGCCTTAACTTGTGACTTACCAGGTCTTAGACCTACAACAACATCATGACCACTCTCACGGAGATTTTGTGCATGTGCATGCCCTTGTGAGCCATAACCTACCACCACAATTTTCTTTCCTTGCAATACCTCTTTTTGAACATCTTTTTCATAAAGTACCTTTGACATTTGTAATCTCCCTTTCTATTTTTAATGTTTTATACGGAAAATGAATTAATCTCTGTTACCTGCTTTGCTGGTTGCTGACCTCTCAAAAATGCAGTGACACCTGTTTTTGTCAGTTCTTTGATTCCATAAGGTCTTAATAATGTAATTAAAGCTTCGACTTTATCCGGTTTACCTGTAACCTGTATGGTTAAGCTATCTTTACTCACATCAATGACAGAAGCTCGAAATGGTGTAATAATGCCTTGAATCTCCGCTCGTAATGAGCCGCTGCCACCAACTTTTATAAGTGCGAGTTCCCTTGCGACCATTGCCTTATCGGTAATATCCGATACTTTTATGACATCAATTTGTTTATTTAATTGCTTTGTCAATTGCTCCAGCTTCTGGGGATCACTAACATCAACGACGAATGTCATTTTGGCTATGCCTTCCGTTTCGGAGCTCCCCACGGATATACTGTCAATATTGAATTGCCTTTTATTCAACATTCCGGTAACTCGGTTGAGAACTCCACTTTGATTTTGAACGGTTGCTATGATAATTCGCTTCATTTCGTCACCCCTATCA
It encodes the following:
- the leuB gene encoding 3-isopropylmalate dehydrogenase yields the protein MNKQIILLPGDGVGKEIMEAAEKVLNTIASEYGHTFTFQQQKIGGDAIDYHGVPLPDNTITACQEADAILLGAVGGEKWDTLPAHLRPEKGLLGIRKTLDLFANLRPVKGFAPLLQASPLKEDVIKGSDILIIRELTGGLYFGNPSERRADGEVVVDTLHYHRDEMERIIDKGFQSARLRRNHLTSVDKANVLESSRMWREIVEEKSKDYPDVTVEHLLVDAAAMKLITQPDRFDTIVTENLFGDILSDEASVLTGSLGMLPSASIRSDGVGLYEPVHGSAPDIAGKGVVNPLGMILSVALMLRHSFGLQQEAVEIEEAVNECLEQGYHTPDLRIKDGTQVSTKEMTDMVLENLTTKSVCNRISNMYA
- the ilvN gene encoding acetolactate synthase small subunit; translated protein: MKRIIIATVQNQSGVLNRVTGMLNKRQFNIDSISVGSSETEGIAKMTFVVDVSDPQKLEQLTKQLNKQIDVIKVSDITDKAMVARELALIKVGGSGSLRAEIQGIITPFRASVIDVSKDSLTIQVTGKPDKVEALITLLRPYGIKELTKTGVTAFLRGQQPAKQVTEINSFSV
- the ilvC gene encoding ketol-acid reductoisomerase, coding for MSKVLYEKDVQKEVLQGKKIVVVGYGSQGHAHAQNLRESGHDVVVGLRPGKSQVKAEEDGFTVLPVAEATREADVVMVLLPDELQPYVYQESIRDNLKPGSAIAFAHGFNIHFRQVVPPSDVDVFMIAPKGPGHLVRRTYEDGAGVPALYAVEQDVTGNAKQIALAYADGIGAARAGILGTTFQEETETDLFGEQSVLMGGLTHLIKAGFETLVEAGYQPEVAYFECCHEVKLIVDLIYEGGFENMRYSCSDTAEWGDYVSGPRVINEETKGRMKEVLNDIQSGEFAKGWIQENQTNRPMFNAINRQENNHLITSVGRELRELMPFVKQPIQQKQKDVNNHVTN
- a CDS encoding 2-isopropylmalate synthase, coding for MSQIKIFDTTLRDGEQSPGVNLNKLEKLEIAKQLERYGVDRIEAGFPATSEGDFNAVKTIAETLKSTSVTGLARAVKSDIDACWGALKNTKEPCVHIVIATSPIHMKYKLKQTPEEVLNTSVEMVSYASQNFSQIEWSAEDASRSDLDFLARIIEKVIDAGATVINLPDTVGYATPQEYGYMFRYMKENVPNIDRARLSCHCHNDLGMAVANSIAAVENGATQIEGAINGIGERAGNVSIEEVAVALKVRADAYKHTTGIQLDETKRTSDLVAKLTGMYVQSNKAIVGRNAFSHESGIHQDGVLKNPSTYEIITPEMVGVRSNTLFLGKHSGRHAFQDNVKKLGYDLSEEKLQEAFNEFKLLTDRKKDVTDEDLFTILMEVQTDMTKVDKYQLEMFQVQYGTANIPTATVRLKTPAGNAVETACTGTGSVEALYKTLDALIEEDLKLVDYQLNSVGGGKDALAEAHVQLEVNGEKVNGRGAAQDVIEASATAFLNGVNRYIVGQNTTLKKEVVK